CATCGGCCTGTGGTGGAGCCGCCGTTTTCTTATTGAGCGACGAGGCGGAACATGTTCACGGCCAGATGTTGTTGGTCGACGGAGGGATGAGCGCATGGCAGCAACCCGATATGCCGACACAATTGCGCGGCAAGCTGTCGTAGCCGTTGTCGGGCGATCGCGAGGTCCCCTATCGCGCTGCGGTGGCGGGGACGACTGGTGTTGGGTGTTCGCTGGCCGACGGAAAGATCTTTAACTCGCGCTGCTGCGATCGCAGCGGTGGGCTGTTGGGATAAAGACGCTTGATGTAGTGGCGTCGGGAACTGCTCATCAGATGCCGATCCCAGCCCCAGCGATCCAACAACCGTTCGGAGATCCGAGCGTTGCTCGCTTCGCAGACGATCGCGTCGCTTTTTTTGATCTCGGCAATCGCATCGAGCGTCGTTGCAGCGCATCGCGCGGTGGCAAAGCTGGTTCCGGGGGAGGAGACGACGTACTTGAGAACCAGAAAATTGGGCTGGCGCCACAATTGGTCGTAATACAGATGGCAAACGTCTTGGTTCTTACCGCCGGCGGCGCGGCGGCGGATGTCTTGCCAGACGCGCAGTCGTGTGATCACTGTCGGCCAAGGGCGGAAGCGGATCGATTTCAATTGGCCATCGCGCACTTCGATCACGCCGTGGTAACGACGGCGCAGCGTCGACGCGGCGTCGGTCAAATCGTTCACACTCTCAAACAACGGCATCGCGGCTTACCTGTTGGATGTTCCCGGGGACTTTCCGAGCTCGAAACGGGCCGGCGGTGCCGCCGTTGTATCGAGCCAGTGCTAAGAAATCGCTGGTTCTCGGCGTTTGAAACATACGCCAAAGAGAGGTCCGAAGCGGTTGGGAACCGCGGATTGGGGCGTGGCGGTTGCTGCGAGACAAACGATCGTGCCGATTGCAACGATCGAGACCCACCGCAGATTATTGTTGGTCGGCCGCGCGGGCGTAAAACTCAACCACCGTCGACGTCTCGCCATCGTCGACCGAATCGCGGCGAACTTCCAACTCGACCCCCTGGGCATGGATGTCGACGATCGAGACTGTTGCTTCGCTTCCCCAGACCGCTTCGGCATCGGCTGTGGGACTTGGCAGCAACGGCGGAACAAAACCGGCGAACAGGTTGCCGACGCGCTGTCCCGGTTGATAACGCACTCGTAACAAACCATGCACTTCGTCGACACCATCGCGGTTGCTGCGTTGGATCCGTTGGTCGACGTCGTCGGCCAGCGGCGGTGTCTCTTCATCGACGATGTCGGTGCCGGCGTTTGGTTCCGCCTTGGTCATCGCCGTCCGTTCTCTAACCATCGCAACGAGGTCGGGCAGGGTCGATTGGAACGGCCAATTCAACGCCAAGCAAGCGACTTCGCTGGAGATCAACAACAGCCAGATGGAGACCGCTGCGATCACGCTTGGCTGCAGCGTCGTCAGCCAAAGTGTCAAGATCACCGCAGCGGGAGTGAAGGCAAACGGCAACCAGCGGGGCGGCGCAGATTGCACCTCCGACGCAGGCCACGGATTGTGGACCAACCACCATCGGGGGATGTTGGTCAGTGCGATCAACAGCATCGCGATCAGCACGATCTGCCAACTGGGGACGTCGGCAGTCTGGCGTGCAAGACCGCGCAGAAACAAGATGACCGCCACGCTGTTCCACGCCGCTAGCCAGATCGGCCAGCGGGATTCAAACAACGCGGCGGCGAACTGCCGTCGGTCGGGCGACTTAGACGGCAACGGTTGCATTCTTGCAAGCGGTCGCGAACTCTTCGGCGCGGTCGGTCTTTTCCCAAGTGAAACCGTCGCCGCTGCGACCGAAGTGGCCACCGGCTGCGGTTGGGCGATAGATCGGCCGACGCAGGTCCAAGTAATTGATAATGCCACCGGGGGTCAGTGGGAAGAAATCGCGGATCGCTGCGCAGATCTGATCGTCCGACAGCGTACCGGTTCCTTGCGTATCGACGTGGACGCTGACAGGTTCAGTCACGCCAATCGCGTACGCCAGTTGGACTTCGCAGCGTTCGGCAACGCCCGAGGCAACGATCGTCTTGGCGATGTGGCGAGCCATGTATGCGGCGCTGCGATCGACCTTGGTCGCGTCTTTACCACTAAACGCGCCACCGCCGTGACGGCCCCATCCGCCGTAAGTGTCGACGATGATCTTGCGACCGGTCAGGCCACAGTCGCCGTGAGGTCCGCCGACGACAAACTTGCCCGTTGGGTTGATGTGGTACTTGATGTCACCCTTGTCCAGTTCAGCTGGCAAGCATGGGGCGATGACCTTTTCGGTGACCTCTTTGACGATCGTCGCGTGATCGACATCGGGGCAGTGTTGGGTCGAAACGACAACCGTATCGATACGAACTGGCGTGTTGCCTTCGTATTCGACGGTGACTTGTGCCTTGTTGTCGGGACGAATCCATCCGATCTCGCCAGTCTGGCGGGCTTCGGTGATCCGGTTGATGATCCGGTGCGACAACGCGATCGGCAACGGCATCAATTCGGGAGTGTCTTTGCAAGCGTATCCGAACATCAAGCCTTGGTCGCCAGCGCCGATTTCTTTGCCGCTGTCGGAGTTTTCATCGACACCTTGAGCGATATCGGGGCTTTGTGCGTCCAGAGAAACCAATACGGCGCAGGTGCTGCCGTTGATTCCCATCTTGTCGTCGGTGTAACCGACTTCGTTGATCACCTGGCGAACGACGTCCGAAAATTTGACGTTCGCTTGGGACGAGATCTCACCCGCGATGCATGCCATTCCGGTGGTGACCATCGTTTCGCAAGCGACCCGGCTGTTGGGATCTTGTTCCAGCAGAGCGTCGAGGATTCCATCGGAGATCTGGTCCGCCAGTTTATCGGGATGTCCCATGCTGACCGATTCACTGGTAAATAAGTATTTGCCACTAGACACGAACGAGACTCCATGAAGGGGAAAGTTGCAGAACTTCAATGCTTGACCGCTAATTCTAGCCGACCTGAACGAGTTTGTGGACCCACACAAAGATTGGATTTGCCAAGGTCGATTGTCCGGGCGGTCGCCTCCGTTGGGGTGCATACGCTAGCGGGCAAAGCGTTCTCCAGAAACCACTTGTCGCCTTAGGGTTGCTAGCTGAATGTTGATCTTCCCTAATTCTGGCAGATCGATAGAATCGTCCGTCGAAGCGGTCCGAGACATGGATGTCTCAGCGACGGGGACCGCAGCGTGTAACAATGCAAATACATGGAGAGGCAGCAGATGCGCAACCTTCTGATTCTGGGAATGCTGTTGGTGGCAGCGTTTATGGCGGGGTGGTTCACCATCGATCGCGATGGTGAACAAACAACGATCAAGATTAACCGCGACGAAATTCGTCAAGACGCCCGACAAGCGATCGATCGCGGGAAAGATTATTTGGATCGCCAGAACGTGGGGTCGCAGGAGACCGGTCAAGCCAATGCGCTCCTGAATCGCGTGGAAAAAGCAGCGTCGGAATTTCGCTATATCCAGGAGGGTGGTCAGTACGGGACTCCCGCCGGGTATCAGATGCAACCTAACGGGGCCCCAGCTGCTCCGGGTCAGTTGCAATATTCTTATCCGACGGCCCAGCAGCCCCCAACGACCGGCGCTCCCAATCAGTTTCCAGCGGCCCGCTACTAATCGGACCCCCGTCATTGATGTCGGGAGCCGCGGATTGCGGCGACCATTCCGATCACCTGCCCTACAATGGATGCAGGTATTTTGCTATTCTATCAGCCACTCGGGGTGTCGTCTCCGCGTGGTTGGGAGTCCTACGCTGCTTGCC
Above is a genomic segment from Rosistilla ulvae containing:
- the metK gene encoding methionine adenosyltransferase, encoding MSSGKYLFTSESVSMGHPDKLADQISDGILDALLEQDPNSRVACETMVTTGMACIAGEISSQANVKFSDVVRQVINEVGYTDDKMGINGSTCAVLVSLDAQSPDIAQGVDENSDSGKEIGAGDQGLMFGYACKDTPELMPLPIALSHRIINRITEARQTGEIGWIRPDNKAQVTVEYEGNTPVRIDTVVVSTQHCPDVDHATIVKEVTEKVIAPCLPAELDKGDIKYHINPTGKFVVGGPHGDCGLTGRKIIVDTYGGWGRHGGGAFSGKDATKVDRSAAYMARHIAKTIVASGVAERCEVQLAYAIGVTEPVSVHVDTQGTGTLSDDQICAAIRDFFPLTPGGIINYLDLRRPIYRPTAAGGHFGRSGDGFTWEKTDRAEEFATACKNATVAV